The following coding sequences are from one Salvia hispanica cultivar TCC Black 2014 chromosome 3, UniMelb_Shisp_WGS_1.0, whole genome shotgun sequence window:
- the LOC125212442 gene encoding protein WVD2-like 7: protein MAGEIGESVRLEFKAESFLSGSISFGRYENEDLCWERRSSFSHNRYLEEVERCSKPGSVTEKKAILEAHFRKKGLFGLCSPRIRSDVVYQVSDNEASEKRCYGDEFVHTHSPKHDEGMDSFACGSEHGMREQEGEVSDSSSLVAQIEYKHDDARDFDCFSERGTVEEEHRDNPGSVLSMDSRSETEVDEALDRGAANSDMDNVSNPSISLLSDNHGIEENRDASLEGQRVSSSEENAPSQAEHVKPTSLRLVSVTKTRRYASNRGASNGSEKRPNKTVYNARTILEAEKKIKEATAQGKQSKQKSPTHEPESKAKGVNDIKRGDKESRNKRTQVPRPSALTEVCSRVKPQRYVKQDTSRFSFKCNERAERRKEFDMKIDENIRAREAERRKIQAKIQQKAEAEIKQLRKTLNFKVRPLPSFYHRVEREPHRTKTSQQRVARNAKPTTKCLSRSSISERLRASSKAGTEKGCGGRKTNVDESRASSCHSTVTSDSSPPSPDVSS from the exons ATGGCGGGTGAGATTGGAGAATCAGTCAGACTTGAATTTAAG GCAGAATCTTTTCTGTCGGGATCGATATCGTTTGGGAGGTATGAGAATGAAGATCTGTGTTGGGAGAGGAGGTCGTCTTTCTCTCATAATAGGTATCTTGAAGAGGTCGAAAGGTGTTCAAAGCCGGGTTCAGTGACCGAGAAGAAAGCTATTCTCGAGGCCCATTTTAGAAAGAAGGGCCTTTTTGGTCTTTGTTCACCTAGGATCCGGAGTGATGTAGTTTACCAAGTTAGTGATAATGAAGCCTCGGAGAAGAGGTGCTATGGTGATGAGTTCGTTCATACACATTCGCCAAAACATGACGAAGGGATGGATAGTTTTGCATGTGGAAGTGAGCATGGAATGAGGGAGCAAGAAGGAGAAGTGTCTGATTCATCGAGTTTAGTTGCTCAGATTGAATATAAACATGATGATGCCAGAGATTTCGACTGTTTTTCTGAACGTGGGACGGTGGAAGAGGAGCATCGTGACAATCCGGGAAGTGTGCTTTCAATGGACTCTAGATCAGAGACAGAAGTGGACGAAGCCCTTGATCGTGGTGCTGCTAATTCAGATATGGATAATGTATCAAATCCGTCCATTTCCCTGCTTAGTGATAATCATGGAATTGAGGAGAATCGAGATGCCAGCCTCGAAGGCCAACGAGTTTCTTCTTCTGAG GAAAATGCTCCATCACAAGCTGAACACGTGAAGCCAACATCGCTACGTCTAGTTAGTGTTACAAAGACTAGAAGGTACGCATCCAACAGGGGAGCGTCGAACGGTTCAGAAAAAAGACCTAATAAAACAGTATACAATGCTCGGACGATATTGGAAGCTGAGAAGAAGATCAAAGAAGCTACTGCTCAGGGCAAACAGTCAAAGCAGAAATCCCCAACACACGAG CCTGAATCAAAAGCAAAAGGTGTCAATGATATCAAAAG GGGTGATaaagaatcaagaaacaaACGAACTCAGGTCCCTCGGCCCTCTGCTCTGACGGAAGTTTGCAGTAGAGTGAAGCCTCAACGATATGTAAAGCAGGATACTTCTAGGTTCAGTTTCAAATGCAACGAACGTGCAGAGAGACGGAAAGAG TTTGATATGAAGATAGATGAGAATATTCGTGCAAGAGAAGCCGAGAGACGCAAAATTCAGGCAAAAATTCAG CAAAAAGCAGAAGCTGAAATCAAGCAGCTGAGGAAAACCTTGAACTTCAAGGTTAGACCGCTGCCCTCGTTTTACCATAGAGTCGAGCGCGAGCCACATCGAACCAAG ACATCGCAGCAACGCGTAGCTAGAAACGCGAAACCAACAACAAAATGCTTGAGCCGTAGCAGCATTTCTGAGAGGTTGAGAGCAAGCTCGAAGGCAGGCACGGAGAAAGGATGTGGAGGTCGAAAGACGAATGTTGATGAATCACGGGCGTCGAGCTGCCATTCGACTGTCACGTCGGATAGCAGCCCACCGTCCCCGGACGTAAGTAGCTAG
- the LOC125216684 gene encoding homeobox-leucine zipper protein HOX3-like produces MEILPPNSTSLELSIAMPGFSSFPSSEAKGEIKLLDINEAPSRSEEECVVDEDEHGSPVRRKKLRLAKDQSRRLEQSFLQNQTLNPKEKEALAMELRLNPRQVEVWFQNRRARSKTKQTEIECEYLKRWLGALTEQNRKLQKEVEELRLIKAAPPPGARQPPSPSALTMCPRCERVTTATASI; encoded by the exons ATGGAGATTTTGCCTCCTAATTCTACTAGCTTGGAACTATCCATAGCCATGCCTGGTTTCTCCTCTTTCCCATCTTCCG AGGCAAAAGGTGAAATCAAATTACTAGACATAAATGAAGCACCATCAAGATCAGAAGAAGAATGTGTGGTAGATGAAGATGAACATGGCAGCCCGGTTCGGAGGAAGAAACTCCGGCTTGCAAAAGACCAGTCTCGTCGCCTCGAACAAAGCTTCTTACAAAATCAAACCTTAAACCCT AAAGAGAAGGAGGCTTTGGCAATGGAGTTGAGATTGAATCCAAGGCAAGTGGAGGTGTGGTTTCAGAATCGTAGAGCAAg gAGCAAGACAAAGCAAACAGAAATAGAGTGTGAATACCTAAAAAGATGGCTTGGAGCACTAACAGAGCAGAACAGGAAGCTGCAAAAGGAGGTGGAGGAGCTCCGCCTCATCAAGGCAGCGCCGCCTCCCGGCGCCCGTCAACCGCCGTCGCCCTCCGCCCTCACTATGTGCCCCCGCTGTGAGCGTGTCACAACCGCCACCGCCTCCATTTAG
- the LOC125210025 gene encoding probable aquaporin NIP-type produces the protein MAEHDGLEEGGVRSAEEQYRKSLNDDESTSFWSSAVVVALIQKVIAEAVGTYFLIFVGCGSVVLNKMYGTVTFPGVCLAFGVTVMVMIYSVGHISGAHFNPAVTITMALFRQFPIKQVPLYILAQLLGALMASGTLYLLLDVTDLTSFETAPTGSAMQSLAMEFIASFLLMFVISGVATDNRAIGEMAGIAIGMTLLIAVLIAGPISGGSLNPARTIGPALILHKYTDLWVYIIGPISGTILGGFVYNLIRFTDKPLKEVAKVPANFVKSASRAW, from the exons ATGGCTGAGCACGACGGTCTTGAAGAGGGCGGCGTTCGATCAGCAGAAGAGCAATACAGAAAAAGTCTAAACGATGACGAAAGCACCAGCTTCTGGTCCTCAGCTGTTGTTGTTGCTTTGATTCAAAaa GTGATTGCGGAAGCAGTTGGGACGTACTTTTTGATATTTGTAGGGTGTGGTTCAGttgttttgaataaaatgtatgGCACGGTGACGTTTCCAGGAGTTTGTTTGGCGTTTGGGGTGACTGTTATGGTCATGATATATTCGGTCGGTCATATCTCCGGTGCCCATTTCAACCCGGCCGTCACCATCACTATGGCCCTTTTCCGGCAATTCCCCATTAAACAG GTGCCATTGTACATACTGGCACAATTGCTGGGGGCACTTATGGCAAGTGGGACATTGTACCTTTTGCTAGATGTGACTGATCTAACTTCCTTTGAAACTGCACCAACGGGTTCTGCCATGCAATCCCTTGCAATGGAGTTTATTGCATCATTTCTCTTGATGTTTGTCATTTCTGGTGTTGCCACTGACAATAGAGCT ATTGGAGAAATGGCCGGAATTGCCATTGGAATGACTCTATTAATCGCAGTTCTTATTGCTGG GCCGATCTCAGGGGGTTCACTGAATCCTGCAAGAACAATTGGACCAGCTTTGATCTTACACAAATATACAGATCTTTGGGTATATATAATTGGCCCAATTTCGGGAACAATATTGGGCGGATTTGTGTACAATTTGATCAGATTTACGGACAAACCACTTAAAGAAGTCGCTAAAGTACCCGCAAATTTTGTCAAGAGTGCTTCTAGGGCTTGGTAG